Proteins encoded together in one Cervus canadensis isolate Bull #8, Minnesota chromosome 7, ASM1932006v1, whole genome shotgun sequence window:
- the PSMG1 gene encoding proteasome assembly chaperone 1 isoform X1, with amino-acid sequence MAATFFGEVVRTPCRAGTEDEEEEEEGRRETPEDREVRRQLARKREVRLFRRQTKTTLEVSLLEKHPCSKFIIAVGNNAVAFLSSFVMNSGAWEEVGCAKLWNEWCRTTDTAHLSPAEAFCVFYHLKSNPSVMLCQCSCYVAEDQQYQWLEKVFGSCPRKNMQVTVLTCRHVTDYKTSESTSSLHTPFLKALKTQNFKEPPSCSLLEQPNIVHDLPAAVLSYCQVWRIPAVLYLCYTDVMKLDLITVEAFKPVLSSRSLKCLVKNIPQSTEILKKLMTTNEIQSNIYT; translated from the exons ATGGCGGCTACGTTCTTCGGAGAGGTGGTGCGGACGCCGTGCCGAGCCGGGAcggaggacgaggaggaggaagaggaggggaggagggagactcCCGAGGATAGGGAGGTCCGGCGGCAGCTGGCGCGGAAGAG GGAGGTGCGGCTCTTTCGAAGACAGACAAAAACAACTTTGGAAGTTTCTCTGCTGGAAAAACATCCTTGCTCCAAGTTTATAATTGCGGTAGGAAATAATGCAGtag CGTTTTTGTCGTCATTTGTCATGAATTCGGGAGCCTGGGAAGAAGTTGGTTGTGCTAAACTCTGGAATGAATGGTGTAGGACAACGGACACCGCGCACCTGTCCCCCGCAGaggctttttgtgtgttttatcaCCTGAAATCGAATCCCTCA GTCATGCTCTGCCAGTGCAGTTGCTACGTGGCCGAAGATCAGCAGTATCAGTGGCTGGAAAAG GTTTTTGGCTCTTGTCCAAGGAAGAATATGCAAGTCACTGTTCTCACATGTCGCCATGTTACTGACTATAAAACTTCAGAATCTACCAGCAGCcttcatactcctttcctgaaagCTCTAAAAACTCAGAATTTCAAAGAGCCGCCCTCCTGTTCACTGCTGGAGCAACCAAATATTGTCCACGACCTTCCTGCAGCAG TTCTGAGTTACTGTCAAGTATGGAGAATCCCTGCAGTTCTGTACTTGTGTTACACTGATGTGATGAAGTTAGACCTGATCACAGTCGAAGCTTTTAAGCCTGTACTTTCTTCTAGAAGCTTAAAGTGTTTGGTTAAG AATattccccagagcacagagatACTGAAGAAATTGATGACAACAAATGAGATTCAGAGTAACATTTACACGTGA
- the PSMG1 gene encoding proteasome assembly chaperone 1 isoform X2 → MNSGAWEEVGCAKLWNEWCRTTDTAHLSPAEAFCVFYHLKSNPSVMLCQCSCYVAEDQQYQWLEKVFGSCPRKNMQVTVLTCRHVTDYKTSESTSSLHTPFLKALKTQNFKEPPSCSLLEQPNIVHDLPAAVLSYCQVWRIPAVLYLCYTDVMKLDLITVEAFKPVLSSRSLKCLVKNIPQSTEILKKLMTTNEIQSNIYT, encoded by the exons ATGAATTCGGGAGCCTGGGAAGAAGTTGGTTGTGCTAAACTCTGGAATGAATGGTGTAGGACAACGGACACCGCGCACCTGTCCCCCGCAGaggctttttgtgtgttttatcaCCTGAAATCGAATCCCTCA GTCATGCTCTGCCAGTGCAGTTGCTACGTGGCCGAAGATCAGCAGTATCAGTGGCTGGAAAAG GTTTTTGGCTCTTGTCCAAGGAAGAATATGCAAGTCACTGTTCTCACATGTCGCCATGTTACTGACTATAAAACTTCAGAATCTACCAGCAGCcttcatactcctttcctgaaagCTCTAAAAACTCAGAATTTCAAAGAGCCGCCCTCCTGTTCACTGCTGGAGCAACCAAATATTGTCCACGACCTTCCTGCAGCAG TTCTGAGTTACTGTCAAGTATGGAGAATCCCTGCAGTTCTGTACTTGTGTTACACTGATGTGATGAAGTTAGACCTGATCACAGTCGAAGCTTTTAAGCCTGTACTTTCTTCTAGAAGCTTAAAGTGTTTGGTTAAG AATattccccagagcacagagatACTGAAGAAATTGATGACAACAAATGAGATTCAGAGTAACATTTACACGTGA